In Streptomyces sp. NBC_00341, the DNA window TTCACGGGACATCGCGAGCACCCCGCCCTTGGACGCGGTGTAGGAGATCTGCGAGGTGGCGGCGCCCATCCTGGCGACGAACGAGGCGGTGTTGATGATCGAGCCGCGTCCCTGGCGCCGCATGTAGGGCAGGGCCGCCTTGCAGCAGAGGTAGACGGAGGTGAGGTTGACGTCCTGGACGCGTTTCCAGGCCTCCAGGCCCGTGGTGAGGATGGAGTCGTCGTCGGGCGGTGAGATGCCGGCGTTGTTGAAGGCGACGTCGACGGAGCCGTAGGTGTCGTGCGCCGCCGCGAACAGCGCCTCGACCTGTCCGGGGTCTGTGACGTCGACCTGTACGAAGGTGCCGCCGACCGCTTCTGCGGCCGCCTTGCCCGCGCTCTCGTCGATGTCGCCGCAGACCACGTGCGCGCCCTCGGAGGCGAGCCGGTGGGCGGTGGCGAGGCCGATGCCGCTGCCGG includes these proteins:
- a CDS encoding 3-oxoacyl-ACP reductase, coding for MTTDNGNICRRLVGRTAVITGAGSGIGLATAHRLASEGAHVVCGDIDESAGKAAAEAVGGTFVQVDVTDPGQVEALFAAAHDTYGSVDVAFNNAGISPPDDDSILTTGLEAWKRVQDVNLTSVYLCCKAALPYMRRQGRGSIINTASFVARMGAATSQISYTASKGGVLAMSRELGVQFAREGIRVNALCPGPVNTPLLRELFAKDPERAARRLVHIPLGRFAEATEIAAAVAFLASDDSSFVNATDFLVDGGISGAYVTPL